A genomic region of Dreissena polymorpha isolate Duluth1 chromosome 4, UMN_Dpol_1.0, whole genome shotgun sequence contains the following coding sequences:
- the LOC127877842 gene encoding uncharacterized protein LOC127877842: MDELENNEINLLFSNIFDFDDFLNEMNERDDDSASKSQEITSAAPTAGAATSAPHPLVTASTQEEKEQNPTSTPTRNFRSVSVDSFLLENENLNTKKKTDNDIRLFKTFLKSHKNEARNIENIPPHELNPLVCEFLLGVTKKDGSEYEPTSLRAFLSSIDRHLRHMNYKHSLINDPEFAKVREALKSKQKALKKEGYGNKPHQAQALTNEHIEAMYAAKTLGESSPRALLHSLLLICTTHFGMRTGKEIHTLCWGDVSLGIDFETGEEFITFDNERQTKTRSGENPRDIRKVKPRAYAVPEQPDRDPVHLYKLYADKRPVDMMTEDSPFFLTPGNKTQQCWFRKSAMGINKLYSIMTEMKTDAGIQEPRITPYSARKHLIQKLNDENVPAHQIIQISGHRNINSLNNYSSLNKEQSKNISKILSHSNQSVEKHNRTATATASATPASSDFPMARGFFVNSHFQGNVTFNFHNSESYMGLSQTQNVVNHQRQSPSRTPAVTADSPVQRHYKRIRLIAESDSD, encoded by the exons atggatgaattggaaaacaatgaaataaatcttcttttctcaaatatctttgactttgatgactttttaaatgaaatgaatgaacgagatgatgacagcgcttcaaaatcacaagaaataacatcagcagcaccaacagcaggagcagcaacatcagccccacatccactggtaacagcatcaacacaggaagaaaaagaacaaaacccaacatcaacaccaacaaggaatttcagatctgtaagtgtggatagctttctgcttgaaaacgaaaatttaaatacaaaaaagaaaaccgacaatgacatcagacttttcaaaactttcctaaaaagtcacaaaaatgaggcaagaaatattgaaaatatacctcCTCATGAATTGAACCCTCTGGTCTGCGAGTTTTTGTTGGGTGTGACTAAAAAAGATGGATCAGAGTATGAACCCACATCTTTGAGGGCATTTTTAAGCTCAATCGACAGGCATTTAAGGCACATGAACTACAAGCACTCTTTGATAAATGACCCTGAATTTGCCAAAGTAAGGGAAgcattaaaaagtaaacaaaaagctctgaaaaaagaaggttatggaaataaaccgcatcaagcccaggcattaacaaatgaacatattgaagctatgtacgcagctaaaactctgggagaatcaagcccaagagctctattacactcactgttgcttatatgtacaacccattttgggatgagaaccggcaaggaaattcacaccctatgctggggtgatgtcagccttggaatcgattttgaaactggtgaagaattcatcaccttcgacaatgagcgtcagacaaaaacccgttctggtgaaaatcctagggatataag gaaagtcaagccacgggcatatgcagttcccgaacaacctgacagagatccggtgcatctctacaagctatatgccgacaaacgccctgttgacatgatgacagaagacagccccttcttcttaactcctggcaacaagacacagcaatgctggttcaggaagtctgccatgggaataaacaagctatacagcataatgacagagatgaaaacagatgctggtattcaagagccaagaatcaccccatacag tgcaagaaagcacttgattcagaagctgaatgacgagaatgttcctgctcatcaaataatacagatttcagggcacagaaatattaacagcttaaataattacagcagtttgaacaaggaacagtcaaaaaatatttcaaaaatactttctcattcaaaccagtcagttgaaaagcacaaccgcacagccactgccactgcgtcagccacacctgcatctagtgattttccgatggcccgaggattttttgtcaactcacatttccagggcaatgtaacatttaattttcacaactctgaatcttacatgggcctttcccagacacagaacgtagtcaatcaccagaggcaatctccatcccgtacaccggcggtaaccgcagattcccctgtacagcgacactacaagcgaatccgtcttattgcagagagtgacagtgattga